In Fibrobacter sp. UWB10, the genomic window TTCGCCGTAGCCCGCGGTTTCCATGGTATTCACAGTGCCCGAAAGCACAAGCGATTCCGAAAGAGTCGAAACCTTGGAGCAGCTAACTTCACGGCCGTCTAAGAAAGCGCCGCCATCTTTTACCGCCCAGACCGCCGTATTCATCGCGGGAATGCGAATGAGACTTGCAATCGGCGTACCCTTCTTGTACAAGGCTATCAGCGTCCCGAATAACGGCACGCCATGAATAAACGCCTTGGTTCCGTCAATCGGGTCGATGACCCATTGGTATTCGGCATCGGGATTTTCAATTCCGTATTCTTCGCCAATCACGCCAAAGCCCGGAGTTTCTTTTTCCCAGAACTTGCGGGCGATTTCTTCGGTGCTTTTGTCAGCGATGGTTACAGGAGTGTTGTCCTTTTTCCATTCCACGCCAACGCTTGCCTGAAAATACTTCATGATATTTTCTTGAGCAAGGTCTGCAGCCTTGAGCGCAATCTTCAAAAGCTCTTGATTTTCAGCAGTCGCTGCCATAACACCTCCGGCAATTAAGCCTGAGCCTTCCACTTTTTGACGAGGCTAACCAAGAGTTCGTTTTCTTCGCGCTTGCCGAGAGTCACGCGGATGTGTTCGGGCAGGCCAAAGCTGGTGAGCCCACGAACGATCATGCCGTTCTGTTCGAGGAACAGCACGAGGTCCTTCGCCTTAGGGCCAATGTGAATACAAATGAAGTTACCCTGAGTCGGCAACACCTTGAAGCCAAGCGATTCGAATTCCGGAGTCAGGTACTTGATACCTTCGGCATTGAGTTCGAGAGTCTTCTTGACGTGTTCCTTGTCAGAAAGGGCCGCGATTGCAGCCACTTGGGCAGCCTGGTTCACGTCAAACGGCGGCTTGATTTTCCACATGGCCTTGATTACTTCGGCATTTGCCATAGCATAACCAATGCGAAGGCCCGCGAGGCCGTAAATCTTACTGAACGTGCGGTTGATGAACAAGTTCTTATACTTGTCAAGCATGTCTATCAGCACGGGGTAATCTTCGGCAGTTGCAAATTCAGAATAAGCCTGATCGAGGAATACAAGCACGTTGCTCGGAACCTTATCCAGGAATTCAATCAATTCCTGCTTGTTATAGTAAACGCCAGTCGGGTTGTTCGGGCTGCAGATAAAGACCACGCGAGTCTTATCATTCACCACCTTCAAAAGTTCCGAAAGCGGAGTCTTCTGGTCGCCCACACCGACACCGATAAAGTCAGCACCGTTCGAAAGCGTCGTAAACTTGTAGACCGAGAACGTCGGCGTGATGCCGATACAGTTGTCACCCTGACGAATGAAAGCCTTGCCCACCATGTCGATGATTTCGTCGGAACCGTTACCAATCACAATCTGGTTGGTGTTCACACCGTAAAAATCAGCGATGGCATTAATCAGCTTGGGAGCATCACCACGCGGGTACAAGTGCAATGCGTCCGCAATTTCGTGGTAGGCTTCGACCGCCTTCGGGGAAGCTCCGAGCGGGTTTTCGTTCGAAGCCAATTTAACGACTTTCGTAAGCCCGTACTTCGCACGGATTTCATCCATGGATTTGCCGGGAACGTAATCAGAAAGTTTCAAAAGCTCTGGACGCGGATCAATCATGATATCCTCTTTTTTTTGCGCCTAAAATTTAGCTAAATTGGGACTCATGAAAATTTCCCATTTCATTATTTTTGTGTTAATAAGCCTTTGCATTCAAAACGCATTCGCTTTAGACCGTATTTGGAACATGCGCTATACCCTTGGCCCCGATGCAAGGCCCGCACCTAGGTTCGGTGCAGGAATCGGCATGCGTTCTGACTTTGGCAGCAACGTTCTATTCCCGGTCAACATTTTGGGTTCACTCAACAAAGAATGGGAACTTGGTGTCAAGGTGGACATGTACACCTACAACAAAATGGACAACTTGGAAGCATCCATTGACCTCGGTGGTAGATACCGTATGGGTGCAGGCCGTTTTATCGAATTGGACGGCTATTTCGGACTCAACCGCAATAACGGTAGCGCCTTGGTGTTGACCTACGGCAAAGAAGTCTACATTGCAAGCAATTTTTCGAACTCCTACGAAGCCCGCGCCGGCTTTTTCGAAGGCGTTACCGGCGAAGACGGTTACGTGAAATTCGCCCTCGGCACCATTCCGACACTGCACTTTGGCAAAAGCTTTCTTTGTATGATCGAAATCACCTCGAGCGGAAGCATTGGCCACTTGCGCGACGACTTTATGGTTGACATTATTCCGAAGCTTGAACTGGCCTTTGGCGGAACCCGCGTGCGCCTGGAATTCGACATCGGTGTCATGCAAGAAGAAAACAACGACCAAAAGAGCATCGGTCTGTACGTGCAGACCGCCTTGTAATTATTCCCACATTGTATTTACGAGCATGGAATCCTTTCGAAAGAGGATTTCTATTGTTCCCTTTTCTGCCGTATTCAAATACGGAATCTTGAGAGAATCAAGCCTTTGAATTACCTGCTTGCTCGGATGGCGGAACCGGTTCTTGCGCCCGCTCGAAATAAGGGCTAGCTTTGGTTCCACCTGATTCAAGAACTTGCGACTGCTTGATGTTTTTGATCCGTGATGTCCGAGCTTGAGCACATCGCTTTTCAGGTACGCATCGGTTTTCATGATTTCTTTTTCGCCTTGCACCGTCAAGTCGCCCGTCAGCAAAGCGGAATGCCCGAGTCCCTTTGCCCGAAACGCAATACTTTGTGTATTCGCATCGACACAACGCTTGGTATCTGGATGGAGCACCTTGATTTCAAAGAAGTTTTCTTTGTACAAGATTCCGCGAGAAATGTCGCGAATTAGAATTCCCCGCCGGTAGGCTTCAGAAACCACCCGTTGCCAGTTTTCTTTTTCATCGATTCTTGCGCATTCCGTTATCCAGAGTTCCTTGACCGGAAACATCTTGATGATTGATTCTGCGCCGCCGAAATGGTCTTGGTCTGCATGCGTGATGACTAAAGCATCTAGCTTGGAAGCCCCGATATGGTGCAGGTACGGAACGATGATATCTTTCCCGGAATCTTGCCGTTTGATATCGCCCGCATCCACCAGAATATGCGAGCCCGAAGGTGTCGTGAGCAAAAGGCTATCGCCCTGCCCGATATCGATGGCCGTCAGTTTCCAGCTCGGTTTTAGAATAGCATAGTATCCTTTGTATGCGAAAACGATTGCAAAAAGGAGCATGCAACAAAGCGAAAACCGCCTAGCGACTCGGTTCTTGCTTGCAACAGGAACCAAGACTATCAACGCCCCGCACAAAAGCAATATGGAGGGGTCAAACGGCCCAACAGTCACAGAGGCCTGCGAAGAATCCGACAGCAAGCGCGTCAAGAGCGATGCCAGCCGTAAAAAGAATCGCGCCGCATAACAAAAATGTTCCCGCAGTAAATCAATCGGCGAGAGCAACGCAAAAAGTCCCGCCTGCATGCCCATCGAAATCGCAGGCACCACCACAATATTGCCAAGCCACGCAAACGGAGAAAGCGTCTTGAAATGGTGAATCAAAAATGGAGCCGTCGAAAGTGTGGCGCACAGAGTCACGTAAGTCGGCTCCACCACAAATGCCTGCAAGCGGGCCCACCACTTATTCTTACGAAGTTCATCGGGCAATTTCTTAAGCGGATTCCAAGAGCCGCCCATCAGAATGCCCATGGTCGCCGCCACCGACAGCTGGAAACCAGGATTCCAGATAACAGAAGGCTCCGGAATCATAATAAAAAGGAGAGCGACCCCCAGGCTATTCAATGTATTCGCAGTCCTTTGGAACAATGCGCCGACCTGCGGCACGGCGAACATGAGCACCGCCCGCCTTACGGCGGGCGATCCGCCGGTCACAGGAATGTACAAGAACAAAAGCGCAATCGCCAAAATGCGCACCACTCGATGCGGAAGCCCAGTTGCCTTCAAGAAAATCATCAGCATGCCCGCCAAGAGCACCACATGAAAACCACTTATCGCTAAAACATGCACAAGCCCCGAGCGCTGAAAATCACTGCGCAAAGCATCGGGAATGCCCCCGCGGTCCCCCGCCAAAAGCCCAAGCAACAAGCCTGTTTCAGACGGATCCAGATAATCGCTAAACCTCGACGCAATCCACTTGCGAAAATGATAAAAACTGCGTTCCGGCACCCAAGTTTCACTGAAAACGGTCCAATGGACAAATTTTCCGTACGCCAAGAGTCCTTGCGACTTAAGCCACCCTTTGGTATCGAATGCCCCCGGCACTGTAGGCGGTAAAACCGGGTAATACGAAGCCTCGTAACACAGAGAATCGCCTGGCATGGGGTACTCGGGCAACGAGCGTTTTTCAGTCAGTCGAACACGATAAGGCTCAAGAGACTCGCCCGCCATCGTCTGAGTCGTACGAATCACGATAGCCATTCCACTTTTTTTGGATTGCGCCGTCTCAACAATCCCGCAAGCCGTGGTCAAAGCACCTGCCGCAGGCGAATTCTTTTCTTGTTGACTCACCGAAAACTCATGAGCCACAATCGCCACCACTATGCTAATCAAGACCACCCATTGGAGCGACCTTTTAAAAACATGCGTCACGAGCCCTAAAATAGGCCATAAAAAGCAGGCATACATCGGTTCGTCTATTCCTGCAAAAATAATCGTGATGACAATCGCGCTCAACAACGCGGGTTTTCCCATGAGCGGGGTGAGTAAGTTTTGCAAATCGGTCAGAATTTTATTTTTTTTGCTAGATTTCATTGTTATAAAGCCCTTAAAAGAGTCCTATCCTATACACGCTTTTTTTGGGGCAATGGAACCTGTTTTTATGAAAAATTTTTGTAAAAAATTTCGTGCATTATTATTTTTAGGCTTAGCGCTTCTCGTTGCCGGCTGTGGAGATGACTCTTCACAGGAATTTATCCTTTACCCGGATAGCGGACTTGCCTTTGGCCTTCACCCCAATGACTATGCCCGCAACGATTCTTCGGCCGCAAACCTTGCCCATGGTATCACGCTGACGGTTCATCCCAAGGCAACTTACCAGCTATCGTTTGACATAGACCCCAATTTTGAAGCACCCAAGCTCCAGCTTTTTAGAATTTACACCACCGATGACGGCGAAGAACTGCACGCCAAAATGGTCCGCACGCTAGACCCTGATATCCAAAATGGTCGATACGTCTACAGTTTTGTCTGCGAAGAACGCGAAAGCACTCTGTGGGCAACCTCTTTAATTCTGGACAAGACATTCTATCCGGGCCGCGTTTCAAACATTCTTTTCACCGGCGACGGCGCCTATTCTGACCATTTTTCAATCAACTTGATTTTGGTCGGCAATATTGAAGAAGACCTTGAAGACTATTCCGTTGACGAACTCGCCTCGAATCTACTCGCCGAATACCGCAAACATTACTCCTCGGTAACCATCGACACATTGTACATCAATCGCGCCGAATCCCACCCGAAATTGGGTAAAAAATACCCGGCAAACGCACCATGGATTGCAGGGCGTTCTTCGGATGATGTGATGCTTTCTGAATTAGGCGGTTGGCCAGGAATCGAATACGCCTTAGACATCACTTTAGTTCATTTTATCGACAACGAAGGCATTTTGGGCTATTCGAACCTGTTCAGTGCAAATCTTGGCTCGGGAGTCGGAAGCACGGTCGTTCTCGGCACACACATCAAGACTCTTATTGGCGAAGAAAAAATCGATATGCGAGGAATTATCGAAACTGCTCTACACGAAACAGGGCACTTCTTTGGGCTCCGCCACACGACTGCAACTCAGGCAGACATTGAAAATATCTTCATGGGCTACGATTTTGGCGATTATTCAAACATCGATGACGGACTTGATGACACGCCCTCTTGCATTGGCGAGGCAACCGTAAACCTCATGAAACTTCAAAAATCGGACATTCAATACAGACATTTAATGCCCCGTATCCGAATTTCCGCAGGCTCTTCGTTCGAGGTCGAAGATTGCCCGGATGCAAGCAACTACATGTTCCCCGTTACCGTAGACAATGTAGACCTCCAGTTTAGCGAACAGCAACTTGACATTATCCGCCGTAACTTGATGATTTTCCCCCACT contains:
- the hisC gene encoding histidinol-phosphate transaminase; translation: MIDPRPELLKLSDYVPGKSMDEIRAKYGLTKVVKLASNENPLGASPKAVEAYHEIADALHLYPRGDAPKLINAIADFYGVNTNQIVIGNGSDEIIDMVGKAFIRQGDNCIGITPTFSVYKFTTLSNGADFIGVGVGDQKTPLSELLKVVNDKTRVVFICSPNNPTGVYYNKQELIEFLDKVPSNVLVFLDQAYSEFATAEDYPVLIDMLDKYKNLFINRTFSKIYGLAGLRIGYAMANAEVIKAMWKIKPPFDVNQAAQVAAIAALSDKEHVKKTLELNAEGIKYLTPEFESLGFKVLPTQGNFICIHIGPKAKDLVLFLEQNGMIVRGLTSFGLPEHIRVTLGKREENELLVSLVKKWKAQA
- a CDS encoding DNA internalization-related competence protein ComEC/Rec2, coding for MKSSKKNKILTDLQNLLTPLMGKPALLSAIVITIIFAGIDEPMYACFLWPILGLVTHVFKRSLQWVVLISIVVAIVAHEFSVSQQEKNSPAAGALTTACGIVETAQSKKSGMAIVIRTTQTMAGESLEPYRVRLTEKRSLPEYPMPGDSLCYEASYYPVLPPTVPGAFDTKGWLKSQGLLAYGKFVHWTVFSETWVPERSFYHFRKWIASRFSDYLDPSETGLLLGLLAGDRGGIPDALRSDFQRSGLVHVLAISGFHVVLLAGMLMIFLKATGLPHRVVRILAIALLFLYIPVTGGSPAVRRAVLMFAVPQVGALFQRTANTLNSLGVALLFIMIPEPSVIWNPGFQLSVAATMGILMGGSWNPLKKLPDELRKNKWWARLQAFVVEPTYVTLCATLSTAPFLIHHFKTLSPFAWLGNIVVVPAISMGMQAGLFALLSPIDLLREHFCYAARFFLRLASLLTRLLSDSSQASVTVGPFDPSILLLCGALIVLVPVASKNRVARRFSLCCMLLFAIVFAYKGYYAILKPSWKLTAIDIGQGDSLLLTTPSGSHILVDAGDIKRQDSGKDIIVPYLHHIGASKLDALVITHADQDHFGGAESIIKMFPVKELWITECARIDEKENWQRVVSEAYRRGILIRDISRGILYKENFFEIKVLHPDTKRCVDANTQSIAFRAKGLGHSALLTGDLTVQGEKEIMKTDAYLKSDVLKLGHHGSKTSSSRKFLNQVEPKLALISSGRKNRFRHPSKQVIQRLDSLKIPYLNTAEKGTIEILFRKDSMLVNTMWE
- the hisN gene encoding histidinol-phosphatase, with protein sequence MAATAENQELLKIALKAADLAQENIMKYFQASVGVEWKKDNTPVTIADKSTEEIARKFWEKETPGFGVIGEEYGIENPDAEYQWVIDPIDGTKAFIHGVPLFGTLIALYKKGTPIASLIRIPAMNTAVWAVKDGGAFLDGREVSCSKVSTLSESLVLSGTVNTMETAGYGEKYAAVRRAARLHRGWGDCYGYYLVAAGRAELMIDPVVSLWDIAPYPLLFKEAGGKFSTIDGITELFDASGKPVAPIYEGYTSMASNGLIHDEVAKIMKP